The following proteins come from a genomic window of Macadamia integrifolia cultivar HAES 741 chromosome 14, SCU_Mint_v3, whole genome shotgun sequence:
- the LOC122061223 gene encoding purple acid phosphatase 3-like translates to MGSASLCNKTMALLYLTTLSLCLVSTVAELQRLQQLANGDGSASFLVVGDWGRKGAYNQSHVAHQMGRIGEKLNVNFVVSTGDNFYDNGLIGVDDPAFEESFTKIYTAKSLQKPWYSVLGNHDYRGDVKAQISPVLRKIDSRWVCLRSFLVNAEVAELFFIDTNPFVDMYFTDPKEHTYDWRGVLPSRENHIANALKELDLALMESPAKWKIVIGHHAIRSVGHHGDTEELVNQLLPILKANNVDLYINGHDHCLEHISSNDSPIQYLTSGAGSKAWRGDVKELNRDGVKFFYDGQGFMSVELTQTDANFVFYDVSGEVLHRFNLLKPLYADM, encoded by the exons ATGGGTAGTGCAAGTCTCTGCAACAAAACCATGGCTCTGTTGTACCTGACCACTTTGAGCCTCTGTTTGGTTTCCACTGTTGCAGAGCTTCAGAGATTACAACAACTTGCTAATGGAGATGGGTCTGCTAGCTTCTTGGTTGTTGGTGATTGGGGTAGAAAAGGAGCTTATAACCAATCTCATGTTGCTCATCAG ATGGGAAGGATTGGGGAAAAGCTAAATGTGAACTTTGTAGTCTCGACCGGCGATAATTTCTACGATAATGGCCTGATCGGCGTCGATGATCCGGCATTTGAGGAGTCATTCACCAAAATCTATACTGCTAAGAGCTTACAGAAGCCGTGGTACAGTG TTTTGGGTAACCATGATTACAGAGGAGATGTAAAAGCACAAATAAGCCCTGTGCTTAGGAAGATTGATAGTAGATGGGTTTGCTTGAGGTCCTTCCTTGTTAATGCTG AAGTTGCAGAATTGTTCTTCATCGACACGAATCCTTTCGTCGATATGTACTTCACTGATCCGAAAGAACATACATATGATTGGAGAGGAGTGCTTCCTAGCAGAGAGAATCACATTGCTAATGCTCTTAAG GAATTGGATTTGGCATTGATGGAGTCACCGGCGAAGTGGAAGATCGTCATTGGTCATCACGCCATCAGAAGTGTCGGACATCATGGAGACACAGAGGAACTTGTAAACCAACTTCTTCCAATCCTCAAG GCTAATAATGTGGATCTCTACATAAATGGGCATGATCATTGCTTGGAACACATCAGTAGTAATGACAG TCCAATACAGTACTTGACTAGTGGGGCAGGTTCTAAGGCATGGAGAGGTGATGTTAAAGAATTGAACAGGGATGGAGTGAAATTCTTCTATGATGGGCAAGGGTTCATGTCTGTGGAATTGACTCAAACAGATGCTAATTTTGTGTTCTACGATGTTTCTGGCGAGGTTCTGCACAGATTTAATTTGTTGAAACCGCTTTATGCTGACATGTAG
- the LOC122062177 gene encoding probable RNA-dependent RNA polymerase 1 isoform X2, whose amino-acid sequence MEITVLKEILMCGSMHFAFRAAKRLKNCKVDKNICSIWKIISHLMFGGNEQDQNVIVKGKKFIAKNPCLHNGDVLVLHAIDVPASHHMADCGLFSHKKDQDIGYTIQDVTAPVLLFHLDHTQINVEGVIMEYVPAATFSLDHDIMIEVLVFPFGMQDLILKLFSTSPYGFWFSLNLVCSACHEGFLVLIILRQLDNEECSFTLLMVFILPLIYYINAFSFSQF is encoded by the exons ATGGAAATTACTGTACTCAAAGAAATTTTGATGTGTGGTTCGATGCATTTTGCCTTTCGGGCAGCGAAAAGGCTCAAGAACTGCAAAGTAGACAAGAATATTTGTTCTATATGGAAGATCATTTCCCATTTAATGTTTGGTGGAAATGAACAGGACCAAAATGTAATTGTTAAGGGCAAGAAATTTATTGCCAAAAACCCTTGCTTGCATAATGGTGATGTGCTTGTATTGCATGCCATTGATGTCCCAGCATCGCACCATATGGCAGATTGTGGATTGTTTTCCCacaaaaaggatcaag ATATAGGTTACACCATCCAGGATGTAACTGCACCTGTTTTGTTATTCCATCTAG ACCATACCCAAATAAATGTTGAGGGGGTGATTATGGAGTATGTTCCAGCAGCAACTTTTTCCCTGGACCATGATATTATGATTGAGGTACTTGTCTTCCCCTTTGGAATGCAAGATTTAATTCTGAAACTCTTTAGTACTTCCCCATATGGATTCTGGTTCTCACTTAATCTTGTATGTAGTGCTTGCCATGAAGGTTTCCTAGTACTGATAATTTTGAGGCAATTGGATAATGAAGAATGTTCCTTTACACTTCTTATGGTCTTTATATTGCCCTTGATTTATTACATAAATGCTTTCTCATTCTCCCAATTCTAG
- the LOC122062177 gene encoding probable RNA-dependent RNA polymerase 1 isoform X1: MEITVLKEILMCGSMHFAFRAAKRLKNCKVDKNICSIWKIISHLMFGGNEQDQNVIVKGKKFIAKNPCLHNGDVLVLHAIDVPASHHMADCGLFSHKKDQGTYADIGYTIQDVTAPVLLFHLDHTQINVEGVIMEYVPAATFSLDHDIMIEVLVFPFGMQDLILKLFSTSPYGFWFSLNLVCSACHEGFLVLIILRQLDNEECSFTLLMVFILPLIYYINAFSFSQF, translated from the exons ATGGAAATTACTGTACTCAAAGAAATTTTGATGTGTGGTTCGATGCATTTTGCCTTTCGGGCAGCGAAAAGGCTCAAGAACTGCAAAGTAGACAAGAATATTTGTTCTATATGGAAGATCATTTCCCATTTAATGTTTGGTGGAAATGAACAGGACCAAAATGTAATTGTTAAGGGCAAGAAATTTATTGCCAAAAACCCTTGCTTGCATAATGGTGATGTGCTTGTATTGCATGCCATTGATGTCCCAGCATCGCACCATATGGCAGATTGTGGATTGTTTTCCCacaaaaaggatcaag GTACTTATGCAGATATAGGTTACACCATCCAGGATGTAACTGCACCTGTTTTGTTATTCCATCTAG ACCATACCCAAATAAATGTTGAGGGGGTGATTATGGAGTATGTTCCAGCAGCAACTTTTTCCCTGGACCATGATATTATGATTGAGGTACTTGTCTTCCCCTTTGGAATGCAAGATTTAATTCTGAAACTCTTTAGTACTTCCCCATATGGATTCTGGTTCTCACTTAATCTTGTATGTAGTGCTTGCCATGAAGGTTTCCTAGTACTGATAATTTTGAGGCAATTGGATAATGAAGAATGTTCCTTTACACTTCTTATGGTCTTTATATTGCCCTTGATTTATTACATAAATGCTTTCTCATTCTCCCAATTCTAG
- the LOC122062177 gene encoding probable RNA-dependent RNA polymerase 1 isoform X3 translates to MEITVLKEILMCGSMHFAFRAAKRLKNCKVDKNICSIWKIISHLMFGGNEQDQNVIVKGKKFIAKNPCLHNGDVLVLHAIDVPASHHMADCGLFSHKKDQDHTQINVEGVIMEYVPAATFSLDHDIMIEVLVFPFGMQDLILKLFSTSPYGFWFSLNLVCSACHEGFLVLIILRQLDNEECSFTLLMVFILPLIYYINAFSFSQF, encoded by the exons ATGGAAATTACTGTACTCAAAGAAATTTTGATGTGTGGTTCGATGCATTTTGCCTTTCGGGCAGCGAAAAGGCTCAAGAACTGCAAAGTAGACAAGAATATTTGTTCTATATGGAAGATCATTTCCCATTTAATGTTTGGTGGAAATGAACAGGACCAAAATGTAATTGTTAAGGGCAAGAAATTTATTGCCAAAAACCCTTGCTTGCATAATGGTGATGTGCTTGTATTGCATGCCATTGATGTCCCAGCATCGCACCATATGGCAGATTGTGGATTGTTTTCCCacaaaaaggatcaag ACCATACCCAAATAAATGTTGAGGGGGTGATTATGGAGTATGTTCCAGCAGCAACTTTTTCCCTGGACCATGATATTATGATTGAGGTACTTGTCTTCCCCTTTGGAATGCAAGATTTAATTCTGAAACTCTTTAGTACTTCCCCATATGGATTCTGGTTCTCACTTAATCTTGTATGTAGTGCTTGCCATGAAGGTTTCCTAGTACTGATAATTTTGAGGCAATTGGATAATGAAGAATGTTCCTTTACACTTCTTATGGTCTTTATATTGCCCTTGATTTATTACATAAATGCTTTCTCATTCTCCCAATTCTAG
- the LOC122061027 gene encoding probable RNA-dependent RNA polymerase 1 isoform X2: MVNFGFDPRKIYFFLSYGGIEYKLELSYEEIWQIQLRSPNGQSRYKFLLIQVLGVPRIYEKPVRYSGLLFEDSILNYFKDASDDQWDRTTDFTRSCCIGQSSAMCLELPYSYALPDFKKHFVHYKEDKGQFILKTGSVFSNNLDLVPIVGPPDVPELQRFPYEILFKVCSLVQNGCLAGPTLDANFFKLVHPAFIPVKYIENALEKLYHLKECCYEPVGWIQEQYGRYRRCNRTPSSPSITLDAGLVYVRRVQMTPSKVYFCGPEVNVSNHVLRNYPNYLDNFIRVSFVDENLDKMHSTDLFPCTTKERRTRVYKRILSTLRNGIAIGEKRFELLAFSSSQLRDNSAWMFAKTDDGLTAAGIRDWMGDFCEIRNVAKYAARLGQSFSSSIETLNIYKHEVEIIPDIELERGQMKYIFSDGIGKISADFARRVAIKCGLKSYIPSAFQIRYGGYKGVVAVDPTSAMKLSLRKSMCKYESRNTKLDVLSWSKYQPCFLNRQIITLLSTLGVKDHIFQEKQRQAVDELDAILINPIRAKEALELMSPGENSNVLKEILMCGYKPSAEPFLSMMLQVFRAEKLQELRTKTRIFVPYGRSLIGCLDETQTLEYGQVFLQVSSIWRKRFHDNFLFLFGGNDSDQKKIIVKGKVVVAKNPCLHPGDVRILHAIDVPALHHLVDCIVFPQKGARPHPNECSGSDLDGDIYFVSWDPALIPSRQIEPMEYVPAPTISLDHDVTIEQVEEYFTNFIANESLGIIANAHTAFADKEPNKAESDKCIELAKLFSIAVDSPKTGVPAEIPADLHVKEYPDFMEKLDKPTYESPNVIGKLFREIKDKASYSSFTRFTREVARRSYDPDMLVNGFEDYIDDACYYKGEYDSKLGNLMDYYGIKTEAEILSGSIMKMVNPFTKKQDSEAIGLAVRSLKKEARRWFDEGLGPGSSPDEVYAKASAWYHVTYHPDYWGCYNEGMNRDHFLSFPWCIYDKLIKIKKEKQHQKVASFIIAETPFCQWFQAQLKSKASLLKFLMVMVLILLYVWIG, translated from the exons ATGGTGAACTTTGGTTTTGACCCGAGGAAAATATACTTCTTCTTGTCTTATGGTGGTATTGAGTATAAGCTTGAACTCTCCTACGAGGAAATCTGGCAAATCCAGCTTCGTTCTCCGAATGGTCAATCCAGATACAAGTTTCTCCTAATTCAG GTGCTTGGTGTTCCTCGGATCTATGAGAAACCTGTACGTTATTCAGGGCTTTTGTTTGAAGATTcgattttaaactattttaagGATGCTTCAGATGATCAGTGGGATAGAACAACAGATTTTACACGCTCATGCTGTATTGGACAATCTTCTGCCATGTGTTTGGAGCTTCCATACAGCTATGCACTTCCAGATTTCAAAAAACATTTTGTCCACTATAAAGAAGATAAAGGTCAGTTCATCTTGAAGACTGGATCAGTGTTCTCCAATAATTTGGATCTAGTCCCCATTGTTGGACCTCCTGATGTACCCGAGTTGCAGAGATTCCCATATGAAATCCTGTTTAAGGTCTGTTCCTTGGTCCAGAATGGATGCCTAGCGGGGCCAACTCTTGATGCTAATTTTTTCAAGTTAGTTCACCCTGCTTTCATTCCAGTTAAATACATAGAGAATGCCTTGGAGAAGCTGTATCATTTGAAAGAATGCTGCTATGAACCTGTTGGGTGGATTCAGGAGCAATATGGAAGATACCGCAGATGCAATCGTACACCAAGTTCCCCTTCTATTACTTTGGATGCTGGCTTGGTATATGTTCGAAGGGTTCAAATGACCCCTAGTAAAGTGTACTTTTGTGGTCCAGAAGTTAATGTTTCGAATCATGTGCTACGCAATTACCCTAATTACCTTGATAATTTTATCCGTGTATCTTTTGTTGATGAGAATTTGGATAAAATGCATTCAACAGATTTATTTCCATGTACCACCAAAGAAAGACGTACTAGAGTTTATAAAAGGATACTTTCTACTTTAAGAAATGGTATAGCTATTGGAGAAAAGAGATTTGAACTTCTTGCCTTCTCATCAAGTCAGTTGCGCGATAATTCTGCATGGATGTTTGCGAAAACGGATGATGGGCTTACAGCAGCAGGGATCAGAGATTGGATGGGTGATTTTTGTGAAATAAGAAATGTGGCAAAATATGCTGCAAGATTGGGCCAATCTTTCAGCTCTTCCATTGAAACTCTTAACATTTATAAGCATGAGGTTGAAATTATCCCTGATATAGAGTTGGAAAGAGGACAGATGAAGTACATTTTCTCAGATGGAATTGGTAAAATTTCTGCCGATTTTGCAAGGAGAGTTGCAATAAAGTGTGGATTAAAAAGTTATATTCCATCTGCCTTTCAAATAAGATATGGTGGTTACAAGGGTGTTGTGGCTGTAGATCCTACATCTGCAATGAAATTATCCTTGAGAAAGAGTATGTGCAAGTATGAATCACGGAATACCAAACTAGATGTTTTGTCATGGAGTAAGTATCAGCCTTGTTTCCTTAATCGCCAGATAATCACTCTTTTGTCAACACTTGGAGTGAAAGATCATATTTTTCAGGAGAAGCAGAGGCAAGCTGTAGACGAACTGGATGCTATTCTAATCAATCCTATAAGGGCAAAGGAAGCACTTGAGCTGATGTCTCCAGGTGAAAACAGTAATGTTCTCAAGGAAATATTGATGTGTGGCTACAAGCCTAGTGCTGAACCATTCCTCTCGATGATGCTACAAGTATTCCGGGCAGAAAAGCTTCAAGAACTGCGAACAAAGACAAGGATATTTGTTCCATATGGACGATCATTGATAGGATGTCTGGATGAAACTCAAACCTTGGAATATGGGCAAGTATTTCTCCAAGTTTCTAGCATTTGGCGTAAAAGATTTCATGATAACTTCCTTTTTCTGTTCGGTGGAAATGATTCGGAccagaaaaaaattattgttaagGGAAAGGTAGTTGTTGCTAAAAACCCATGCTTGCATCCTGGTGATGTGCGTATTTTGCATGCCATTGACGTCCCAGCATTGCACCATCTGGTGGATTGCATTGTTTTCCCACAAAAAGGAGCAAG ACCACACCCAAATGAATGTTCAGGGAGTGATTTAGATGGAGATATATATTTTGTAAGTTGGGACCCTGCACTTATTCCATCTCGTCAAATCGAACCCATGGAGTATGTTCCAGCACCAACTATTTCCCTAGATCATGATGTTACAATTGAG CAAGTTGAGGAGTACTTCACAAACTTCATAGCAAATGAAAGCCTTGGAATCATTGCGAACGCTCACACAGCATTTGCTGACAAGGAACCAAACAAGGCAGAAAGTGATAAATGTATAGAGCTTGCAAAGCTATTCTCAATTGCCGTCGATTCCCCAAAGACTGGTGTGCCAGCAGAAATTCCAGCTGATCTACATGTCAAGGAGTATCCAGATTTCATGGAAAAGCTTGACAAACCAACCTATGAATCGCCAAACGTGATTGGAAAACTTTTTAGAGAGATAAAAGACAAAGCATCATACTCATCCTTTACAAGATTCACTCGGGAGGTGGCAAGGAGATCTTATGACCCTGACATGTTAGTTAATGGGTTTGAGGATTACATTGATGATGCTTGCTATTATAAAGGTGAGTATGATTCCAAGTTGGGAAACCTAATGGATTATTATGGGATCAAAACTGAGGCAGAGATACTTAGTGGGAGTATCATGAAGATGGTGAACCCTTTTACAAAGAAACAGGATTCAGAGGCAATTGGATTGGCAGTTAGGTCTTTAAAAAAGGAGGCAAGAAGATGGTTTGATGAGGGACTTGGGCCAGGTTCATCTCCTGATGAGGTATATGCTAAGGCATCAGCTTGGTATCATGTAACATATCATCCTGATTATTGGGGATGCTACAATGAGGGAATGAATAGGGATCATTTCCTTAGTTTTCCATGGTGCATCTATGACAAGTTGATAAAGATTAAGAAGGAGAAGCAGCATCAAAAGGTAGCTTCATTTATCATCGCAGAAACGCCATTTTGCCAATGGTTTCAGGCTCAGTTGAAAAGCAAGGCTTCCTTGCTTAAATTTCTGATGGTGATGGTGCTTATTTTGCTGTATGTTTGGATTGGGTAA
- the LOC122061027 gene encoding probable RNA-dependent RNA polymerase 1 isoform X1: MGKTINLSGFPSYVTAEEVKEFLEVHTGNGSVYALKIRPPKNQRSDKKSFAFAIVQFTTAMSAELITSLVNERLNYGSYYLKVWDVERDIIANPRSWILTLEHIRLHFGCQISGDQFCVLCTRQDVMVNFGFDPRKIYFFLSYGGIEYKLELSYEEIWQIQLRSPNGQSRYKFLLIQVLGVPRIYEKPVRYSGLLFEDSILNYFKDASDDQWDRTTDFTRSCCIGQSSAMCLELPYSYALPDFKKHFVHYKEDKGQFILKTGSVFSNNLDLVPIVGPPDVPELQRFPYEILFKVCSLVQNGCLAGPTLDANFFKLVHPAFIPVKYIENALEKLYHLKECCYEPVGWIQEQYGRYRRCNRTPSSPSITLDAGLVYVRRVQMTPSKVYFCGPEVNVSNHVLRNYPNYLDNFIRVSFVDENLDKMHSTDLFPCTTKERRTRVYKRILSTLRNGIAIGEKRFELLAFSSSQLRDNSAWMFAKTDDGLTAAGIRDWMGDFCEIRNVAKYAARLGQSFSSSIETLNIYKHEVEIIPDIELERGQMKYIFSDGIGKISADFARRVAIKCGLKSYIPSAFQIRYGGYKGVVAVDPTSAMKLSLRKSMCKYESRNTKLDVLSWSKYQPCFLNRQIITLLSTLGVKDHIFQEKQRQAVDELDAILINPIRAKEALELMSPGENSNVLKEILMCGYKPSAEPFLSMMLQVFRAEKLQELRTKTRIFVPYGRSLIGCLDETQTLEYGQVFLQVSSIWRKRFHDNFLFLFGGNDSDQKKIIVKGKVVVAKNPCLHPGDVRILHAIDVPALHHLVDCIVFPQKGARPHPNECSGSDLDGDIYFVSWDPALIPSRQIEPMEYVPAPTISLDHDVTIEQVEEYFTNFIANESLGIIANAHTAFADKEPNKAESDKCIELAKLFSIAVDSPKTGVPAEIPADLHVKEYPDFMEKLDKPTYESPNVIGKLFREIKDKASYSSFTRFTREVARRSYDPDMLVNGFEDYIDDACYYKGEYDSKLGNLMDYYGIKTEAEILSGSIMKMVNPFTKKQDSEAIGLAVRSLKKEARRWFDEGLGPGSSPDEVYAKASAWYHVTYHPDYWGCYNEGMNRDHFLSFPWCIYDKLIKIKKEKQHQKVASFIIAETPFCQWFQAQLKSKASLLKFLMVMVLILLYVWIG; the protein is encoded by the exons ATGGGGAAGACTATTAATCTTTCTGGGTTTCCTTCTTATGTGACTGCGGAAGAAGTTAAGGAATTTTTAGAGGTTCACACTGGCAATGGAAGTGTTTATGCACTAAAAATAAGACCACCCAAGAATCAAAGGTCAGATAAGAAATCATTTGCCTTTGCTATTGTGCAATTCACAACTGCTATGAGTGCTGAACTTATAACCTCTTTGGTCAATGAGCGCCTGAATTATGGGAGTTATTATCTGAAGGTTTGGGATGTGGAACGTGATATAATAGCTAATCCAAGGTCCTGGATTCTCACTTTGGAGCATATAAGATTGCATTTTGGCTGTCAAATTTCAGGTGACCAATTCTGTGTTCTCTGTACAAGACAGGATGTAATGGTGAACTTTGGTTTTGACCCGAGGAAAATATACTTCTTCTTGTCTTATGGTGGTATTGAGTATAAGCTTGAACTCTCCTACGAGGAAATCTGGCAAATCCAGCTTCGTTCTCCGAATGGTCAATCCAGATACAAGTTTCTCCTAATTCAG GTGCTTGGTGTTCCTCGGATCTATGAGAAACCTGTACGTTATTCAGGGCTTTTGTTTGAAGATTcgattttaaactattttaagGATGCTTCAGATGATCAGTGGGATAGAACAACAGATTTTACACGCTCATGCTGTATTGGACAATCTTCTGCCATGTGTTTGGAGCTTCCATACAGCTATGCACTTCCAGATTTCAAAAAACATTTTGTCCACTATAAAGAAGATAAAGGTCAGTTCATCTTGAAGACTGGATCAGTGTTCTCCAATAATTTGGATCTAGTCCCCATTGTTGGACCTCCTGATGTACCCGAGTTGCAGAGATTCCCATATGAAATCCTGTTTAAGGTCTGTTCCTTGGTCCAGAATGGATGCCTAGCGGGGCCAACTCTTGATGCTAATTTTTTCAAGTTAGTTCACCCTGCTTTCATTCCAGTTAAATACATAGAGAATGCCTTGGAGAAGCTGTATCATTTGAAAGAATGCTGCTATGAACCTGTTGGGTGGATTCAGGAGCAATATGGAAGATACCGCAGATGCAATCGTACACCAAGTTCCCCTTCTATTACTTTGGATGCTGGCTTGGTATATGTTCGAAGGGTTCAAATGACCCCTAGTAAAGTGTACTTTTGTGGTCCAGAAGTTAATGTTTCGAATCATGTGCTACGCAATTACCCTAATTACCTTGATAATTTTATCCGTGTATCTTTTGTTGATGAGAATTTGGATAAAATGCATTCAACAGATTTATTTCCATGTACCACCAAAGAAAGACGTACTAGAGTTTATAAAAGGATACTTTCTACTTTAAGAAATGGTATAGCTATTGGAGAAAAGAGATTTGAACTTCTTGCCTTCTCATCAAGTCAGTTGCGCGATAATTCTGCATGGATGTTTGCGAAAACGGATGATGGGCTTACAGCAGCAGGGATCAGAGATTGGATGGGTGATTTTTGTGAAATAAGAAATGTGGCAAAATATGCTGCAAGATTGGGCCAATCTTTCAGCTCTTCCATTGAAACTCTTAACATTTATAAGCATGAGGTTGAAATTATCCCTGATATAGAGTTGGAAAGAGGACAGATGAAGTACATTTTCTCAGATGGAATTGGTAAAATTTCTGCCGATTTTGCAAGGAGAGTTGCAATAAAGTGTGGATTAAAAAGTTATATTCCATCTGCCTTTCAAATAAGATATGGTGGTTACAAGGGTGTTGTGGCTGTAGATCCTACATCTGCAATGAAATTATCCTTGAGAAAGAGTATGTGCAAGTATGAATCACGGAATACCAAACTAGATGTTTTGTCATGGAGTAAGTATCAGCCTTGTTTCCTTAATCGCCAGATAATCACTCTTTTGTCAACACTTGGAGTGAAAGATCATATTTTTCAGGAGAAGCAGAGGCAAGCTGTAGACGAACTGGATGCTATTCTAATCAATCCTATAAGGGCAAAGGAAGCACTTGAGCTGATGTCTCCAGGTGAAAACAGTAATGTTCTCAAGGAAATATTGATGTGTGGCTACAAGCCTAGTGCTGAACCATTCCTCTCGATGATGCTACAAGTATTCCGGGCAGAAAAGCTTCAAGAACTGCGAACAAAGACAAGGATATTTGTTCCATATGGACGATCATTGATAGGATGTCTGGATGAAACTCAAACCTTGGAATATGGGCAAGTATTTCTCCAAGTTTCTAGCATTTGGCGTAAAAGATTTCATGATAACTTCCTTTTTCTGTTCGGTGGAAATGATTCGGAccagaaaaaaattattgttaagGGAAAGGTAGTTGTTGCTAAAAACCCATGCTTGCATCCTGGTGATGTGCGTATTTTGCATGCCATTGACGTCCCAGCATTGCACCATCTGGTGGATTGCATTGTTTTCCCACAAAAAGGAGCAAG ACCACACCCAAATGAATGTTCAGGGAGTGATTTAGATGGAGATATATATTTTGTAAGTTGGGACCCTGCACTTATTCCATCTCGTCAAATCGAACCCATGGAGTATGTTCCAGCACCAACTATTTCCCTAGATCATGATGTTACAATTGAG CAAGTTGAGGAGTACTTCACAAACTTCATAGCAAATGAAAGCCTTGGAATCATTGCGAACGCTCACACAGCATTTGCTGACAAGGAACCAAACAAGGCAGAAAGTGATAAATGTATAGAGCTTGCAAAGCTATTCTCAATTGCCGTCGATTCCCCAAAGACTGGTGTGCCAGCAGAAATTCCAGCTGATCTACATGTCAAGGAGTATCCAGATTTCATGGAAAAGCTTGACAAACCAACCTATGAATCGCCAAACGTGATTGGAAAACTTTTTAGAGAGATAAAAGACAAAGCATCATACTCATCCTTTACAAGATTCACTCGGGAGGTGGCAAGGAGATCTTATGACCCTGACATGTTAGTTAATGGGTTTGAGGATTACATTGATGATGCTTGCTATTATAAAGGTGAGTATGATTCCAAGTTGGGAAACCTAATGGATTATTATGGGATCAAAACTGAGGCAGAGATACTTAGTGGGAGTATCATGAAGATGGTGAACCCTTTTACAAAGAAACAGGATTCAGAGGCAATTGGATTGGCAGTTAGGTCTTTAAAAAAGGAGGCAAGAAGATGGTTTGATGAGGGACTTGGGCCAGGTTCATCTCCTGATGAGGTATATGCTAAGGCATCAGCTTGGTATCATGTAACATATCATCCTGATTATTGGGGATGCTACAATGAGGGAATGAATAGGGATCATTTCCTTAGTTTTCCATGGTGCATCTATGACAAGTTGATAAAGATTAAGAAGGAGAAGCAGCATCAAAAGGTAGCTTCATTTATCATCGCAGAAACGCCATTTTGCCAATGGTTTCAGGCTCAGTTGAAAAGCAAGGCTTCCTTGCTTAAATTTCTGATGGTGATGGTGCTTATTTTGCTGTATGTTTGGATTGGGTAA